One Alicyclobacillus acidoterrestris DNA window includes the following coding sequences:
- a CDS encoding HPr family phosphocarrier protein, with product MQKEVTLKNASGLHARPASLFVAEASKFSSDVFVEVDGKRVNAKSILGLLTLGIPQGKTITIITEGSDEEAALNTLTKMIEDGFGE from the coding sequence ATGCAAAAGGAAGTTACATTGAAAAATGCTTCCGGGCTTCACGCTCGGCCGGCTTCATTATTTGTCGCAGAAGCATCGAAGTTTTCTTCGGATGTCTTTGTTGAGGTAGATGGGAAGCGGGTGAATGCCAAGAGCATTCTCGGCCTGTTGACGCTGGGTATCCCACAAGGTAAAACGATCACGATTATCACCGAGGGATCAGACGAAGAGGCCGCGCTGAATACGTTGACGAAAATGATTGAAGACGGCTTCGGCGAATAA
- a CDS encoding Cof-type HAD-IIB family hydrolase translates to MYRIVFFDIDGTLLNSKRQLPETVIRAVKELQNNGIITAIATGRTPYNIEDVITALGIDTYVVYNGGLLIYQGEVLEQTEIEPSTLKSLMERVQAHKHSLIVNEQHGYSVLSDNPEHVLGLLGKHWNRKRMRLFDGLHGPVSQLELFCSFDEIHEYIETYPNLTFHPWSTGDSMFNVIPRGVSKAKGIASIIERLGIDREEVVAFGDGPNDMEMISYVGMGVAMGNGVDELKQVARMTTKAADDDGIVYALRELGLLSKS, encoded by the coding sequence ATGTACAGAATTGTCTTTTTTGATATCGACGGAACGCTACTGAACTCCAAGCGGCAGTTGCCGGAGACTGTAATACGGGCGGTCAAAGAACTGCAGAACAACGGGATTATCACCGCCATCGCAACTGGACGCACGCCCTATAACATCGAGGACGTCATCACTGCTTTAGGGATAGACACCTATGTCGTCTATAATGGCGGTTTGTTGATATACCAAGGTGAAGTGCTCGAGCAGACGGAAATTGAGCCATCGACCCTCAAGTCGCTGATGGAGCGTGTGCAAGCGCATAAGCATTCGTTGATTGTGAATGAACAGCACGGGTACAGTGTGCTCAGCGATAACCCTGAGCACGTGCTGGGGCTGCTCGGAAAGCACTGGAACCGCAAACGGATGCGTTTGTTTGATGGGCTGCACGGCCCAGTCTCGCAACTTGAACTGTTTTGTTCGTTTGATGAGATTCACGAGTACATAGAGACCTACCCGAATCTGACTTTCCATCCATGGTCAACTGGGGATAGTATGTTTAATGTGATTCCGCGAGGGGTGTCAAAAGCCAAGGGAATTGCGTCCATCATTGAGCGGCTGGGCATCGACCGCGAGGAGGTGGTCGCGTTTGGTGACGGGCCCAACGACATGGAGATGATTTCGTATGTGGGCATGGGCGTTGCCATGGGTAATGGCGTGGACGAGCTCAAGCAGGTCGCCAGGATGACGACGAAGGCGGCTGATGACGATGGGATTGTTTATGCACTTCGCGAACTCGGACTCTTGAGTAAATCTTGA
- a CDS encoding VanW family protein, with protein sequence MLGLLTITGFLGVNTVLCSVDNKQVHATPPQAPFVVSETSSAWTPAAKSSAQPYMPPDPSEPPGRQTAIALGLPYVLSERTTNYFHASPTQAKNIELVARRLNGTVVAPGETFSYNKHLGPYTAANGYGWGRAFLEDRIVPSMGGGVCQGASTLYSALLRTDLPIVERHQHGLTVPYLPPGEDATVSEPTLDFQFRNDTARPIVIGAATDQEERFFTVALWGAAPGKPRMVHHKVLRTTNFPTIHKPSDKLPVGQQRIVFPGQPGVEVETWVDNPNEGGHVERRCGVDHYSASPRVIEDGNASR encoded by the coding sequence GTTGGGCTTGCTCACCATTACGGGATTCTTAGGTGTCAACACGGTGCTTTGTAGCGTGGATAACAAACAGGTGCATGCCACACCACCGCAGGCGCCCTTTGTTGTTTCTGAGACGAGTTCAGCGTGGACGCCTGCGGCGAAGTCCTCGGCTCAACCGTATATGCCCCCTGACCCCAGTGAACCCCCGGGGCGACAAACGGCGATTGCACTAGGACTTCCATACGTGCTTTCGGAGCGGACGACGAATTACTTTCACGCGAGTCCGACACAGGCGAAGAACATTGAGTTGGTGGCCCGGCGCTTGAACGGTACGGTCGTCGCACCTGGTGAGACGTTTTCTTACAATAAGCACCTTGGCCCGTACACGGCGGCCAATGGGTACGGGTGGGGCCGGGCATTTTTGGAGGATAGAATTGTGCCGTCGATGGGCGGAGGCGTTTGTCAGGGGGCAAGCACCTTGTATTCCGCCTTACTACGCACAGATTTGCCGATTGTCGAGCGTCATCAACACGGATTGACTGTTCCTTATTTGCCGCCGGGAGAAGACGCGACGGTGTCGGAACCCACCTTGGATTTTCAGTTTCGAAACGATACTGCGCGGCCCATTGTCATTGGCGCGGCGACCGATCAGGAGGAGCGATTTTTTACCGTTGCGCTCTGGGGGGCAGCGCCAGGCAAACCGCGGATGGTGCACCATAAGGTGCTTCGCACCACCAATTTTCCCACGATACATAAGCCATCTGACAAGTTGCCGGTTGGGCAGCAGCGGATCGTGTTTCCAGGTCAACCTGGCGTTGAGGTTGAAACGTGGGTAGATAATCCGAATGAGGGAGGTCATGTGGAGCGTCGATGTGGGGTGGATCACTATTCGGCGAGTCCACGCGTCATCGAGGATGGGAATGCCTCACGCTGA
- a CDS encoding ABC transporter ATP-binding protein — protein sequence MFTVLRKLGWFFWAHRWRYGVALGLLLLLNFVEIVPPDLVGNAIDHMNQGTMTTHYLVQLVAVLIGITVISYVFGFTWMYQLFGGANMLQRTLRARLMRHFLRMTPTFFERNRTGDLMARATNDLNAVSQTAGFGILTLIDSTTFSATILVTMGMLISWKLTLLSLIPLPVMAYAMTKYGRILHDRFTLAQDAFGDMNDGVLETISGIRVVRAYAQERRQEAKFEQTIEDVYQKNIAVARIDALFDPTINILIGITYLIGLGYGTYLVFQSQLTIGQLTSFNVYLGMLIWPMLAFGQLINIMQRGNASLDRVNETLRYQPDVHDVGEDGVEVAIPDVIVFDDLSFRYPSSDTDILRHIDLTIRRGQTIGIVGRTGSGKSTLIRQLLREYPPAYAGSLKIAGVPIEQLRLSHLHSWLGYVPQESMLFSRTVAENVRFAAPDATDEEVRRALEMADFWKDVAALPSGLDTLVGEKGVSLSGGQKQRIALARALITKPEILLLDDAMSAVDARTEAHILAAIRRERKGHTTLIATHRMSAVAHADWIVVLDDGEIVEAGTHRDLMRRGGWYCEQYRRQQAETGLDTAAEVTEENWANDGERHAPAVSVAVERSGVE from the coding sequence TTGTTTACCGTATTGCGAAAATTGGGATGGTTCTTCTGGGCGCATCGTTGGCGTTATGGTGTGGCGTTAGGACTCCTGTTGTTGCTCAACTTTGTGGAAATCGTACCGCCGGATCTCGTCGGCAACGCCATTGACCATATGAACCAGGGGACGATGACGACGCATTATTTAGTACAACTTGTCGCCGTGCTCATCGGTATCACGGTCATTAGTTACGTATTTGGCTTCACGTGGATGTATCAGTTGTTTGGCGGTGCCAACATGTTACAGCGCACCTTGCGTGCGCGGCTAATGCGACATTTTTTACGGATGACCCCGACGTTCTTCGAGCGGAATCGGACGGGCGACTTGATGGCGCGGGCAACCAATGATTTGAATGCCGTTTCGCAGACGGCTGGATTTGGGATTCTGACGCTGATTGACTCGACGACGTTCTCAGCCACGATTTTAGTGACAATGGGGATGCTGATCAGTTGGAAACTGACGTTGTTATCGCTCATTCCGTTGCCGGTTATGGCGTACGCGATGACGAAATACGGGCGGATTTTGCACGACCGCTTCACCTTGGCGCAGGATGCGTTTGGAGATATGAACGATGGTGTACTGGAGACGATTTCCGGTATCCGCGTCGTGCGCGCTTATGCGCAGGAACGCCGTCAAGAAGCAAAATTCGAGCAGACTATTGAGGATGTATATCAGAAGAACATCGCTGTCGCGCGCATTGATGCCTTGTTTGATCCGACTATCAACATCCTGATAGGCATCACTTATCTCATTGGTCTTGGCTATGGGACGTACCTGGTGTTTCAGAGCCAATTGACCATTGGTCAATTGACGTCGTTTAACGTCTACCTTGGGATGCTGATTTGGCCCATGTTGGCATTTGGACAATTGATTAACATCATGCAGCGCGGTAACGCGTCGCTCGACAGAGTCAATGAAACGCTTCGCTATCAGCCGGACGTGCACGATGTTGGTGAGGATGGTGTGGAGGTAGCAATTCCTGACGTGATTGTGTTTGACGACTTGTCGTTTCGCTATCCCAGTTCCGACACCGACATTTTACGCCACATTGACCTTACGATTCGACGTGGGCAAACCATTGGGATCGTTGGCCGCACAGGGAGTGGCAAGTCGACACTCATCCGACAGTTGCTGCGCGAGTACCCGCCTGCCTATGCCGGATCGTTAAAGATAGCGGGCGTACCTATTGAACAGCTGCGCTTGTCTCATTTGCACAGTTGGCTTGGTTACGTGCCTCAGGAGTCGATGCTGTTCTCGCGGACTGTGGCAGAAAACGTCCGCTTCGCAGCGCCGGATGCGACCGACGAGGAGGTGCGACGGGCGCTTGAAATGGCCGACTTCTGGAAGGATGTCGCCGCGTTGCCCAGTGGGCTCGACACGTTGGTTGGCGAGAAAGGGGTGTCGCTGTCTGGTGGACAGAAGCAGCGGATAGCTTTGGCCCGAGCTTTGATCACGAAGCCAGAGATTTTGCTGTTAGATGACGCGATGTCTGCGGTTGACGCGCGAACTGAGGCACATATTCTGGCCGCTATTCGCAGGGAGCGCAAAGGGCACACGACGCTGATTGCCACGCATCGTATGTCAGCCGTGGCGCACGCGGATTGGATTGTCGTCCTCGACGACGGCGAGATTGTCGAAGCTGGCACGCATCGCGATTTGATGCGGCGCGGTGGCTGGTACTGCGAACAGTACCGCCGTCAACAGGCGGAAACGGGTTTGGATACGGCGGCAGAGGTCACTGAGGAAAACTGGGCGAACGACGGTGAACGACACGCGCCAGCAGTATCTGTAGCCGTAGAGAGGAGCGGGGTAGAATGA